One stretch of Salmo trutta chromosome 7, fSalTru1.1, whole genome shotgun sequence DNA includes these proteins:
- the cib2 gene encoding calcium and integrin-binding family member 2 isoform X1, giving the protein MGNKQTIFTDEQLDAYQDCTFFTRKEILRLHGRYHELAPHLVPMDYTNEPDVTIPLALIVSMPELNENPFRNRIVESFSEDGAGNLSFNDFVDMFSVLSETAPRELKAIYAFKIYDFNVDNFLCKEDLEKTLNKLTREELSPEEVTLVCEKAIEEADLDGDSKLSFADFENMITRAPDFLSTFHIRI; this is encoded by the exons GATTGTACCTTCTTCACACGGAAAGAGATTCTCCG GTTACATGGGCGATACCATGAGCTGGCTCCACACCTAGTCCCCATGGACTACACCAACGAGCCTGATGTTACAATACCCTTAGCTCTTATAGTCAGCATGCCGGAACTAAAT GAGAACCCGTTCAGAAACAGGATCGTGGAGTCCTTCTCTGAGGACGGAGCAGGGAACCTGAGCTTCAACGATTTTGTGGATATGTTCTCTGTCCTCAGTGAGACGGCCCCCAGGGAGCTCAAGGCCATATACGCCTTCAAAATATACG atttcaATGTGGATAACTTCCTGTGTAAGGAGGATCTGGAGAAGACGTTGAACAAGCTGACGAGGGAGGAGCTGAGCCCTGAAGAGGTCACCCTGGTCTGTGAGAAGGCCATCGAAGAGGCTGACCTAGACGGAGATAGCAAACTGTCCTTCGCTGACTTTGAAAACATGATCACCAGGGCTCCTGACTTTTTAAG TACCTTCCACATAAGAATATGA
- the cib2 gene encoding calcium and integrin-binding family member 2 isoform X2 codes for MDYTNEPDVTIPLALIVSMPELNENPFRNRIVESFSEDGAGNLSFNDFVDMFSVLSETAPRELKAIYAFKIYDFNVDNFLCKEDLEKTLNKLTREELSPEEVTLVCEKAIEEADLDGDSKLSFADFENMITRAPDFLSTFHIRI; via the exons ATGGACTACACCAACGAGCCTGATGTTACAATACCCTTAGCTCTTATAGTCAGCATGCCGGAACTAAAT GAGAACCCGTTCAGAAACAGGATCGTGGAGTCCTTCTCTGAGGACGGAGCAGGGAACCTGAGCTTCAACGATTTTGTGGATATGTTCTCTGTCCTCAGTGAGACGGCCCCCAGGGAGCTCAAGGCCATATACGCCTTCAAAATATACG atttcaATGTGGATAACTTCCTGTGTAAGGAGGATCTGGAGAAGACGTTGAACAAGCTGACGAGGGAGGAGCTGAGCCCTGAAGAGGTCACCCTGGTCTGTGAGAAGGCCATCGAAGAGGCTGACCTAGACGGAGATAGCAAACTGTCCTTCGCTGACTTTGAAAACATGATCACCAGGGCTCCTGACTTTTTAAG TACCTTCCACATAAGAATATGA